The Pecten maximus unplaced genomic scaffold, xPecMax1.1, whole genome shotgun sequence genome segment TTATAATTCATTACGATTACTTTTTAGTACCAGGGTATGTTAAAGCAAGTTTTTAATCAGAAGATATACTTGAGTCAGAGGTTCTTCTGCTGCTTAATCCGCCtttctttaatttcttttgtataTTACACTTCAATAGCtcttattttgcatttttttcattttcctttcTGACATCTTttcttgtttttgattttttttacatgtttgctctttttcttcttttcgaCCAATCGGTCAGCCGTTACAGATCGAAAGTCCTCCAGTTCAACGTTGTCATCATCTGAAAAATCCAACGTTGGATTCAAAGTCGTAGCCATATTTGCCCGGGTTGTGGTGGTGATTGGTATCTGCCAATGATGACTACGGTAGGCCTGTCAGTAATGGCGACAAGCGGCCTGCTAGTGGTGGCAACCAGTGGCATGATCGTGATGGCGATGGGTGGCTACTAGTGGTGGCATGCTAGTGGTGGTGACGAGTGGCATGCCAGTGATGGCGActggtggcatgctagtgattGTGACCGGTGGCATGCTAGTAATGGTGACGAGTGGCATGCTAGTGAAGGTGActggtggcatgctagtgatggtgACAGGTGGCATGCCAATACTAGTGGTGATGACGGGTGGCCTGCCAGTGATGGCGACAAGCGGCCTGCTAGTGGTGGCAATgggtggcatgctagtgatgaCGATGGGTGGCTACTAGTGGTGGCAACCAGTGGCATCCTAGTGGTGGTGACGGTTGGCATGCTAATGATGGTGACGGGTGGCATCCTAGTGATGGTGACGGTTGGCATGCTAGAGTGACAACgggtggcatgctagtgatggtaACGATTTGCATGCTAGTAAAGGTGAttggtggcatgctagtgatggtgACAGGTGGCATGCCTGTACTAGTGGTGATGACGGGTGGCCTTCCAGTACTGGTGGTGTCAACGGTGAACCTACTACTGCTGGCAACCAGTGGCATTCTAGTGGTGGTGACAGGTGAAATGCTAGTGATAGTGACGGGTTGCATGCTACTGTAGTGATGGTGACTGGTGGTCTGCTAGTGGTGGTGACATGTATCATGCTAGTGGTGGTAACGGGTAGCCTGCTAGTACTAGTGGTGGCAGTGGTCGGCCTACTAGTGTTGGCAACGGGTGGCCTCTAGTGTTGGCAACAAGTGGCATGCTAGTGGTGGTAACAAGTGGCATTCTAGTGATCGCGACTGGTGGAATGCTATTGATGGTGACGAGTGGCATGCAAGTGATGGCGACGGTTGGCATCCTAGTGATGGCGACGGTTGGCCTGCCAGTACCAGTGGTGGCGACGGTTGGCCTGCAAGTTTTATTGGTGATGACGGGTGGCCTCTCAGTACTAGTGGTGATGACGGGTGACCTGTCAGTACTAGTGGTGATGACGGGTGGCCTGTCAGTACTAGTGGTGGTGATGGGTGGCCAGCTAGTGGTGGTGACATGTGGCATGCTAGTGGTGGCAACGGGTGGCCTGCTAGTACTAGTGTTGGCAACTGTTGGCCTACTAGTGGTGGCAACATGTGGCATGCTGGTGGTGGTGACAAGTGGCATTCTAGTGATGGCGActggtggcatgctagtgatggcgacgggtggcatgctagtgatggtgACGGGTTGCATGCTATTGATGGCGACGGCTAGCATGCTAGTGATAGCGACGGGTGGCCTGCCAGTACTAATGGTGGTAATGGGTGGCCTGCTAGTGGTGGTGACATGTGGCATGCTAGTGGTGGAAACGGGTGGCCTACTAGTGTTGGCAACGGGTGGCCTACTAGTGTTGGCAACCAGTGGCATGATAGTGGTGTTGACAAGTGGCATTCTTGTGATGGCGACTGGTGGTATGCTAGTGATGGCGACgggtggcatgctagtgatggtgACGGGTTGCATGCTATTGATGGCGACGGCTAGCATGCTAGTGATAGCGACGGGTGGCCTGCCAGTACTAATGGTGGTAATGGGTGGCCTGCTAGTGGTGGTGACATGTGGCATGCTAGTGGTGGAAACGGGTGGCCTACTAGTGTTGGCAACGGGTGACCTACTAGTGTTGGCAACCAGTGGCATGATAGTGGTGTTGACAAGTGGCATTCTTGTGATGGCGACTGGTGGCATGCTAATGATGGTGACGGGTGGCATCTAGTGATGGTAACGAGTGGCATGCTAGTAAAGGTGAttggtggcatgctagtgatggcgaCTGATGGTAGGCTAGTGATGGTGACAGGTGGCATGCCTGTGCTAGTGGTGATGACGGGTGGCCTGCCAGTACTAGTGGTGTCAAAGGCTAACCTACTAGTGTTGGCAACCAGTGGCATTCTAGTGGTGGTGAcaggtggaaggctagtgatagTGACGGGTGGCCTGCTAGTGGTGGTGACATATAGCATGCTAGTGGTGGAACGGGTAGCCTGCTAGTACTAGTGGTGGCAGTGGGTGGCCTACTAGTGTTGGCAACGGGTGGACTCTAGTGTTGGCAACTAGTGGCATACAAGTGATGGCGACGGttggcatgctagtgatggcaACGGTTGGCCTGCAAGTACTATTAGTGGTAATGGGTGGCCTGCTAGTGGTGGTGACATGTGGCATGCTAGTGGTGGAAACGGGTGGCCTACTAGTGTTAGCAACGGGTGGACTACTAGTGTTGGCAACTGGTGACATGCTAGTGATGGTGACgagtggcatgctagtgatggcgaCGGGTGGCATTCTAGTGATGGTAACGAGTGGATGCTAGAAAAGGTGAttggtggcatgctagtgatggcgaCTGGTGGCATGCCAGTGACGGTGACAGATGGCATGCTAGTACTAGTGGTGATGAAGGGTGGACTGCCAGTACTAGTGGTGATGAAGGGTGGACTGCCAGTACTAGTGGTGATGAAGGGTGGCCTGCCAGTACTAGTGGTGATGATAGGTGGTCTGCTAGTGGTGGCGACGGTTGGCATGGTAGTGATGGCGACGGTTGGCCTGTCAGTACTAGTGGTGATGACGGGTGGCCTGCAAGTACTATTGGTGATGACAGGTGACCTGTCAGTACTATTGGTAGTGATGGGTGGCCAGCTAGTGGTGGTGACATGTGGCATGCTAGTGGTGACAACACTTGGCCTAGTACTAGTGGTGGAAACGGTTGGCCTACTAGTGGTGGCTAGTGGTGGTGACAAGTGGCATTCTAGTGGTGGTGAAaggtggcatgctagtgatggtaacgagtggcatgctagtgatggtgACTGGTAGCATGCTAGTGATGGTAActggtggcatgctagtgatggcgaCAGGTGGCCtgccagtactagtggtggTGATGGGTGGCCAGCTAGTGGTGGTGACATGTGGCATGCTAGTGGTGGCAACACTTGGCCTAGTACTAGTGGTGGAAACGGTTGGCCTACTAGTGGTGGCAACCAGTGGCATGCTAGTGGTGGTGTCATGTGGCATGCTAGTGGTGGAAACGGGTGGCCTACTAGTGTTGGCAACCGGTGGCATGACGGGTGGCATGCTATTGATGGCGACGGttggcatgctagtgatggcgacgggtggcatgctagtgatggtaACGAGTGGCACGCTAGAAAAGGTGAttggtggcatgctagtgatggcgaCTGCTGGCATGCCAGTGACGGCGACAGGTGGCATGCCAGTACTAGTGGTGATGAAGGGTGGCCTGCCAGTACTAGTGGTGATGATAGGTGGCCTGCTAGTGGTGGTGACGGTTGGCAATGCTAGTGATGGCGACGGTTGGCATGTCAGTACTAGTGGCGACGGGTGGCCTGCCAGTACTAGTGGTGATGACGGGTGGCCTGTCAGTACTAGTGGTGGTGATGGGTGACCtgccagtactagtggtggTGATGGGTGGCCAGCTAGTGGTGGTGACATGTGGCATGCTAGTGGTGGCAACACTTGGCCTAGTACTAGTGGTGGAAACGGTTGGCCTACTAGTGGTGGCAACCAGTGGCATGCTAGTGGTGGTGACAAGTGGCATTCTAGTGGTGGTGACaggtggcatgctagtgatggtaACGAatggcatgctagtgatggtgACTGGTAGCATGCTAGTGATGGTGActggtggcatgctagtgatggcgaCAGGTGGCTTGCCAGTACTAGTGGTGTCAACGGTTGGCCAACTAGTGGTGGTAACATGTGGCATGCTAGTGGTGACAACGGGTGGCCTGCTAGTACTAGGGGCGGCAACGGGTGGCCTACTAGTGTTGGCAATAGGTGGCCTACTAGTGTTGGCAACCAGTGGCATGCTTGTGGTGGTGACAAGTGGCATTCTAGTGATGGCGActggtggcatgctagtgatggtgACGGGTGGCATGCTATTGATGGTAACTGGTTGCATGCTATTGATGGCGACGGTTGGCATGCTAGTGATAGCGACGGGTGGCCTGCCAGTACTAATGGTGGTAATGGGTGGCATGCTAGTGGTGGAAACGGGTGGCCTACTAGTGTTGGCAACCGATAGCATGCTAGTGGTGGTGACAagtggcatgctagtgatggcgatgggtggcatgctagtgattGTGATGGGaggcatgctagtgatggtgACGGttggcatgctagtgatggcaACGGTTGGCCTGCAAGTACTATTAGTGGTAATGGGTGGCCTGCTAGTGTTGGTGACATGTAGCATGCTAGTGGTGGAAACGGGTGGCCTACTAGTGTTAGCAACGGGTGGCCTACTAGTGTTGGCAActggtggcatgctagtgatggcgacgggtggcatgctagtgatggtaACGAGTGGCATGCTAGAAAAGGTGAttggtggcatgctagtgatggcgaCTGGTGGCATGCCAGTGACGGTGACAGATGGCATGCTAGTACTAGTGGTGATGAAGGGTGGCCTGCCAGTACTAGTGGTGATGAAGGGTGGCCTGCCAGTACTAGTGGTGATGATAGGTGGCCTGCTACTGGTGGTGACGGTTGGCAATGTAGTGATGGCGACGGTTGGCCTGTCAGTACTAGTGGTGATGACGGGTGGTCTGCAAGTACTATTGGTGATGACGGGTGGCTTGTCAGTACTAGTGGTGATGACGGGTGACCtgccagtactagtggtggTGATGGGTGACCAGCTAGTGATGTTGACATGTGGCATGCTAGTCGTGGCAACGTTTGGCCTAGTACTAGTGGTGGAAACGGTTGGCATACTAGTGGTGGCAACCAGTGGCATGCTAGTGTTGGTGACAAGTGGCATTCTAGTGATGGCGACaggtggcatgctagtgatggtaacgagtggcatgctagtgatggtgACTGGTAGCATGCTAGTGATGGTGAatggtggcatgctagtgatggcgaCAGGTGGCCTACCAGTACTAGTGGTGTCAACGGTTGGCCAACTAGTGGTGGTAACATGTGGCATGCTAGTGGTGACAACGGGTGGCCTGCTAGTACTAGTGATGGCAACGGGTGGCCTACTAGTTTTTGCAACCGTTGGCCTACTAGTGTTGGCAACCAGTGGCATGCTTGTGGTGGTGACAAGTGGCATTCTAGTGATGGCGActggtggcatgctagtgatggtgACGGGTGGCATGCCATTGATGGTAACTGGTTGCATGCTATTGATGGCGACGGTTGGCATGCTAGTGATAGCGACGGGTGGCCTGCCAGTACTAATGGTGGTAATGGGTGGCATGCTGGTCGTGGAAACGGGTGGCCTACTAGTGTTGGCAACCGATGGCATGCTAGTGGTGGTGACAagtggcatgctagtgatggcgactggtggcatgctagtgattGTGACGGGaggcatgctagtgatggtgACGGttggcatgctagtgatggcaACGGTTGGACTGCAAGTACTATTAGTGGTAATGGGTGGCCTGCTAGTGTTGGTGACATGTAGCATGCTAGTGGTGGAAACGGGTGGCCTACTAGTGTTAGCAATGGGTGGCCTACTAGTGTTGGCAACTgggtggcatgctagtgatggcgacgggtggcatgctagtgatggcgacgggtggcatgctagtgatggtaACGAGTGGCATGCTAGAAAAGGTGATaggtggcatgctagtgatggcgaCTGGTGGCATGCCAGTGACGGTGACAGATGGCATGCTAGTACTAGTGGTGATGAAGGGTGGACTGCCAGTACTAGTGGTGATGAAGGGTGGACTGCCAGTACTAGTGGTGATGAAGGGTGGCCTGCCAGTACTAGTGGTGATGATAGGTGGTCTGCTAGTGGTGGCGACGGTTGGCATGGTAGTGATGGCGACGGTTGGCCTGTCAGTACTAGTGGTGATGACGGGTGGCCTGCAAGTACTATTGGTGATGACAGGTGACCTGCCAGTACTAGTGGTAGTGATGGGTGGCCAGCTAGTGGTGGTGACATGTGGCATGCTAGTGGTGGCAACACTTGGCCTAGTACTAGTGGTGGAAACGGTTGGCCTACTAGTGGTGGCTAGTGGTGGTGACAAGTGGCATTCTAGTGGTGGTGACaggtggcatgctagtgatggtaacgagtggcatgctagtgatggtgACTGGTAGCATGCTAGTGATGGTAActggtggcatgctagtgatggtgacaggtggtctgccagtactagtggtggTGATGGGTGGCCAGCTAGTGGTGGTGACATGTGGCATGCTAGTGGTGGCAACACTTGGCCTAGTACTAGTGGTGGAAACGGTTGGCCTACTAGTGGTGGCAACCAGTGGCATGCTAGTGGTGGTGTCATGgggcatgctagtgatggcaacgggtggcatgctagtgatggtaACGAGTGGCATGCTAGAAAAGGTGATTGatggcatgctagtgatggcgaCTGGTGGCATGCCAGTGACGGTGACAGATGGCATGCTAGTACTAGTGGTGATGAAGGGTGGCCTGCCAGTACTAGTGGTGATGAAGGGTGACCTGCCAGTACTAGTGGTGATGATAGGTGGTCTGCTAGTGGTGGCGATGGTTGGCATGGTAGTGATGGCGACAGTTGGCCTGTCAGTACTAGTGGTGATGACGGGTGGCCTGCAAGTACTATTGGTGATGACAGGTGACCtgccagtactagtggtggTGATGGGTGGCCAGCTAGTGGTGGTGACATGTGGCATGGTAGTGGTGGCAACACTTGGCCTAGTACTAGTGGTGGAAACGGTTGACCTACTAGTGGTGGCAACCAGTGGCATGCTAGTGGTGGTGACAAATGGCATTCTAGTGGTGGTGACaggtggcatgctagtgatggtaATGAGTGGCATGCTAGCGATGGTGActggtggcatgctagtgatggtaactggtggcatgctagtgatggcgaCAGGTGGCCtgccagtactagtggtggTGATGGGTGGCCAGCTAGTGGTGGTGACATGTGGCATGCTCGTGGTGGCAACACTTGGCCCAGTACTAGTGGTGGAAACGGTTGGCCAACTAGTGGTGGCAACCAGTGGCATGCTAATGGTGGTGTCATGTGGCATGCTTGTGGTGGAAACGGGTGGCCTACTAGTGTTGGCAACCGGTGGCATGACGGGTGGCATGCTATTGATGGCGACGGTAGGCATGCTAGTGATAGCGACGGGTGGCCCATGCTAGTGTGGCAATGTGGCATGCTAGTGAGGTGACAAGGGGGCATGCTAGTATAGTGGTGGAAAGGGGTTGGACATGCAGTATAGTGGTTGTGACAAGTGGCATTCTAGTGTGGCGACGGTGGCATGCTAATGATGGTGACGGTGGATTGCTAGTGAGGCGACGGTGTGGCAGGTCTAGTGATGGCGCAGTTGGCATGCAGTTACTAGTTGTAGGTGGCCTGCATTGGTGGCGACAGGTGGCCtgccagtactagtggtggTGATGGGTGGCCGCTAGTGTGTGGTGAATGTGCATGCTAGTGGTTGGCAACACTGGCCTAGTACTAGTGGTGGAAACGGTTGGCCTACTAGTGTTAGCAACCAGTGGCATGCTAGTGGTGTGACAGAGTGGCATTCTAGTGGTGGTGACATGTGGCATACTAGTGATGGTAACGAGTTGCATGCTAGTGATGGTGGGCTGGTAGCATGCTAGTGATGGTTTAACTGGTGGATGCTAGTGATGGCGACAGGGTGGCAtgccagtactagtggtggTGATAGGTGGCCAGCTAGTGGTGGTGACATGTGGCATGCTAGTGGTGGCAACACTTGGCCTAGTACTAGTGGTGGAAACGTTTGGCGTACTAGTGTGGCAACCAGTGGCATGCTAGTGGCGATGTCATAGTGGCATGCTAGTGGTGGGGAAACGGGTGGACCTACTAGTGTTGGCATACCGGTGGCATGACGGGTTGTCTGCTATTTGGGTGGCAACgggtggcatgctagtgatggtaCGAGTGGCCCGCTAGAAAAGGTGTGTGATTGGTGGCCATGCTAGTGATGGCGACTGGGCTGGCCATGGCAGAGTGACGGCGACAGGTGGCTTTGCCCAGTAATAGTGGTGATGAAAGGGTGAGCTGCAAGTAGTCTAGTGGTGATGAGGGTGGCTGCTAGTACTAGTGGTGATGATAGGTGGGCCTGCTAGTGGGGCGACGGTTGGCAAGGTAGGATGGCGACGGTTGGCCTGTCAGTACTAGTGGTGATGACGGGTGGCCTGCAAGTACTATTGGTGATGACGGTTTGGGTTGTCAGTACTTTGTGGTGATGACGGGTGCCCtgccagtactagtggtggtgatggtgaCCTAGTGATGTTGCATTGGCAGCTAGTGGTGGCAACGTGTGGGCCCAGTATAGTGGTGGAAACGGTGGCCTACTAGTGGTGGCAACCGTGGCATCTAGTGTTGGGACAAGTGCCATGCTAGTGTGGGAACGAATGGCATGCTTGTGGGActggtggcatgctagtgatgggGACAGGTGGCTTGCCAGTTCTAGTGGTGTCACGGTTGGCCAACTATGGTGGCAAAAAACATGTGCATGCTAGTGGTGAACAACTGGGGGGGGCCTGCTAGTACTATGGGCCGGCAAACGGTTGGCCTAACCATTGGCAGGCTAGTTGTGTTGACAGTGGTCATTCCCTAGTGATGGTGACATGTGACATGCTAATGAATGTGACGGTGTCATGCTATTGACGGCGACAGGTAGCCTGGCAGTCTAGAGTGGTCTGCTTGTGATGGGCGAAACGGGTTT includes the following:
- the LOC117318516 gene encoding mucin-2-like yields the protein MPPVTIISMPPVAITRMPLVNTTIMPLVANTSRSPVANTSRPPVSTTSMPHVTTTSRPPITTISTGRPPVAITSMLAVAINSMQPVTITSMPPVAITSIPPVAITRMPLVNTTIMPLVANTSRPPVANTSRPPVSTTSMPHVTTTSRPPITTISTGRPPVAITSMLAVAINSMQPVTITSMPPVAITSMPPVAITRMPLVTTTSMPHVATTSRPTVANTSTSRPPVATTSMPHVTTTSWPPITTTSTDRPPVITTSTDRSPVITTSTERPPVITNKTCRPTVATTGTGRPTVAITRMPTVAITCMPLVTINSIPPVAITRMPLVTTTSMPLVANTRGHPLPTLVGRPLPPLVLAGYPLPPLA